The following proteins are encoded in a genomic region of Arcobacter suis CECT 7833:
- a CDS encoding TonB-dependent receptor plug domain-containing protein: MKRFISLSLVTTAVLLNASEVTSLDTISVVETANSKIVKDVSDEQIKSADLAEALSKNVPSISIVRRSGIANDIILRGQKKDNINILLDDAKIYGACPNRMDPATSHVLTNNIQSVKVIEGPYDVENFGTLSGLVKVETKEPTKDVHGEINLNAGSFGYKKASATVSGGTDRFKLLVSTSTEEGDQYKDGNGDDFSEQQIEKNVPYSNQYSNTKQKAFEKKTLLTKGQFNINDDQEIKLSYTANRSDNILYPTGSMDADYDDSNIYTLGYTARNLGNFSKELNLDYYYSDVDHPMSTTLRNRKMTPTSMMTMAPMVSRLKTSIWGSKVKNSIEVADSLVTVGLDTSIRNWRAVDTATPSIPSSDTTNKAIFSKIEKSFGQLDLEFGTRYDYTDVDTSKAINPEDKKYVGLNANVFGIYNIDENTKYFAGVGKSSRVPDARELYHSTAGNSTLDQTKNYEADVGFDKTIGTFNIRPKLFYSVLKDYIYNSGTFENIDAKIYGLDVSGFYFMTENFSLDYGMAYQRGKKDGEFTGNDKDLAEIPPLKGNLALNYEMDKSKYTVEAVAVDSWDSYDSSAREQELGGYAVFNLKYTNQLHKNIGLTLGVDNVLDKTYASTNTYQDITYLTVNNERILFNDPGRYGYVNLKYSF; this comes from the coding sequence ATGAAAAGATTTATCTCTTTATCACTTGTAACAACAGCTGTTTTGTTAAATGCAAGTGAAGTTACAAGTTTAGACACAATTAGTGTAGTTGAAACTGCGAACTCAAAAATAGTAAAAGATGTAAGTGATGAACAAATTAAAAGTGCTGATTTAGCTGAAGCTTTGAGTAAAAATGTTCCATCAATTTCAATTGTAAGAAGAAGTGGAATTGCAAATGATATTATTTTAAGAGGGCAAAAAAAAGATAATATTAATATCTTACTTGATGATGCTAAAATCTACGGAGCTTGTCCAAATAGAATGGATCCTGCAACTTCTCATGTATTAACAAACAATATTCAAAGTGTAAAAGTAATCGAAGGTCCTTATGATGTTGAAAACTTTGGAACATTAAGTGGACTTGTAAAAGTAGAAACAAAAGAACCAACAAAAGATGTTCATGGTGAAATTAATCTAAATGCTGGTAGTTTTGGATACAAAAAAGCTAGTGCAACAGTTAGTGGTGGAACTGATAGATTTAAACTTTTAGTATCAACTTCAACAGAAGAGGGTGACCAATATAAAGATGGAAATGGAGATGATTTTTCTGAACAACAAATAGAAAAAAATGTTCCATATTCAAACCAATACTCAAATACTAAACAAAAAGCATTTGAGAAAAAAACTCTTTTAACAAAAGGTCAATTTAACATCAATGACGACCAAGAAATAAAACTTTCATATACAGCAAATAGAAGTGATAATATTTTATATCCAACTGGTTCAATGGATGCTGATTATGATGATTCAAATATTTATACACTTGGATATACAGCTAGAAATTTAGGAAATTTTTCTAAAGAGTTAAATTTAGATTATTATTATTCAGATGTTGATCATCCTATGAGTACAACTCTTAGAAATAGAAAAATGACACCAACTTCAATGATGACAATGGCTCCAATGGTAAGTCGATTAAAAACATCTATTTGGGGAAGTAAAGTAAAAAATAGTATAGAAGTTGCAGATTCTTTGGTAACAGTTGGATTAGATACAAGTATTAGAAACTGGAGAGCTGTTGATACAGCAACGCCAAGTATTCCATCATCAGATACTACAAATAAAGCAATATTCTCAAAAATTGAGAAATCATTTGGTCAGTTAGATTTAGAGTTTGGAACAAGATACGATTATACAGATGTTGATACAAGTAAAGCAATTAATCCTGAAGATAAAAAATATGTTGGATTAAATGCAAATGTTTTTGGTATTTATAATATTGATGAAAATACAAAATATTTTGCAGGAGTTGGAAAATCTTCAAGAGTTCCAGATGCAAGAGAACTTTATCATAGTACAGCTGGAAATTCAACTTTAGATCAAACAAAAAATTATGAAGCAGATGTAGGTTTTGATAAAACAATAGGAACATTTAATATCAGACCAAAACTATTTTATTCAGTGTTAAAAGATTATATTTACAATAGTGGGACTTTTGAGAATATTGATGCAAAAATATATGGATTGGATGTTAGTGGATTTTATTTTATGACAGAGAATTTTTCACTTGATTATGGAATGGCTTATCAAAGAGGTAAAAAAGATGGTGAATTCACTGGAAATGATAAAGATTTAGCAGAAATTCCACCTTTAAAAGGAAATTTAGCTTTAAATTATGAAATGGATAAATCAAAATATACGGTTGAAGCAGTTGCTGTTGATTCTTGGGATAGCTATGATAGTTCAGCACGAGAACAAGAATTAGGTGGATATGCAGTATTTAATTTAAAATATACTAATCAGTTACATAAAAATATTGGTTTAACTCTTGGAGTAGATAATGTATTAGATAAAACTTATGCTTCAACAAATACTTATCAAGATATAACTTATTTAACAGTTAATAATGAAAGAATATTATTCAACGACCCAGGAAGATATGGATATGTAAATTTAAAATATAGCTTTTAA
- a CDS encoding HD domain-containing protein: MINPRIIDYIFSSASIQRWNDYPRMVELVELDKQAHKFIIAYFIAKLENDINYTHLIEAGIFEFLRRVVVTDIRPDVFRKALQKKSKEINAWVISKLSPSIKDIDNGNFLQKFEEYLTNPEMYKKERFILKAASYLATKWEFSIVYQTSQFLNDIEDVKKSVDEELEDYYELIGVRKIALNKKLGKIIDLSGRLRFQKRWAQTPRIPETSVLGHMLTVAIFGYFFSLEVNACDKRLQNNFFTALFHDLPEALTRDIITPVKYCVDELSDIIAEYEIEKIQESILPNIPEVLHDEFSYILGLYDGIKEEFQNKIYEDKIQIVEDVSKYNSNKYNAIDGLALKQCDKLSAFVEASLSISHGIKSKELISGKKEILKGLKVVQGVDFKAIATQIDYEFGTTGQTQVRMEFD; this comes from the coding sequence TTGATAAATCCAAGAATTATAGATTATATTTTTTCATCAGCTTCAATTCAAAGATGGAATGATTATCCAAGAATGGTTGAACTTGTTGAACTTGATAAACAAGCACATAAATTTATAATTGCATATTTTATAGCAAAACTTGAAAATGATATAAACTACACTCATTTAATTGAAGCTGGTATTTTTGAGTTTTTAAGACGAGTGGTTGTAACTGATATTAGACCTGATGTTTTTAGAAAAGCTTTACAAAAAAAATCAAAAGAGATTAATGCTTGGGTTATTTCAAAATTAAGTCCATCTATAAAAGATATAGATAATGGAAATTTTTTACAAAAATTTGAAGAGTATTTAACAAATCCTGAAATGTACAAAAAAGAAAGATTTATACTAAAAGCTGCTTCTTATTTAGCAACAAAATGGGAATTTTCTATTGTTTATCAAACAAGCCAGTTTTTAAATGATATTGAAGATGTAAAAAAAAGTGTTGATGAAGAACTTGAAGATTATTATGAATTAATTGGTGTAAGAAAAATTGCTTTAAATAAAAAACTTGGAAAAATCATTGATTTAAGTGGAAGATTAAGATTTCAAAAAAGATGGGCACAAACACCAAGAATTCCTGAAACTTCAGTTTTAGGACATATGCTTACAGTTGCAATTTTTGGATATTTTTTCTCACTTGAAGTAAATGCTTGTGATAAAAGATTACAAAATAACTTCTTTACAGCACTTTTCCATGATTTACCTGAAGCTCTAACCCGAGATATTATCACACCCGTAAAATATTGTGTTGATGAGTTATCAGATATTATAGCAGAGTATGAAATTGAAAAAATTCAAGAGAGCATTTTGCCAAATATTCCAGAAGTTTTACATGATGAATTTTCTTATATTTTAGGTCTTTATGATGGAATAAAAGAAGAGTTCCAAAATAAAATCTATGAAGACAAAATCCAAATTGTAGAAGATGTTTCAAAATATAACTCAAATAAATATAATGCCATTGATGGACTTGCGCTTAAACAATGTGATAAATTATCAGCCTTTGTGGAAGCTAGTTTATCAATTTCACATGGTATAAAATCAAAAGAGTTAATAAGTGGTAAAAAAGAGATTTTAAAAGGTTTAAAAGTAGTTCAAGGAGTTGATTTTAAAGCAATTGCTACACAAATTGACTATGAGTTTGGAACAACTGGACAAACACAAGTTCGAATGGAATTTGATTAA
- the rpiB gene encoding ribose 5-phosphate isomerase B has protein sequence MKYFIGADHAGIDIKDYVKELFEERGHEVVDLGPFSKDRVDYPDYAAKVCKKVLENEGTMGILICGSGLGMSMAANKFDGIRAALCHNEYSARMARKHNDANVICLGERVSGHGMIEAIIKSWDKAEFEGGRHQGRVEKVNALGKIGSCRG, from the coding sequence ATGAAATATTTTATTGGTGCAGATCATGCAGGAATAGATATAAAAGATTATGTTAAAGAGCTTTTTGAAGAAAGAGGTCATGAAGTAGTTGACTTAGGACCTTTTAGTAAAGATAGAGTTGATTACCCAGATTATGCTGCAAAAGTTTGTAAAAAAGTTCTTGAAAATGAAGGAACTATGGGAATATTAATTTGTGGTTCAGGACTTGGAATGAGTATGGCTGCAAATAAATTTGATGGAATAAGAGCAGCACTTTGTCACAATGAATATAGTGCAAGAATGGCTAGAAAACACAACGATGCAAATGTTATTTGTTTAGGAGAGCGAGTTTCTGGTCATGGAATGATTGAAGCTATAATCAAATCTTGGGACAAAGCAGAATTTGAAGGTGGAAGACACCAAGGACGAGTTGAGAAAGTTAATGCTTTAGGAAAAATTGGAAGTTGTAGGGGTTAA
- the lepB gene encoding signal peptidase I — protein sequence MLKKIYNWSSSWTGTIIIVLGIIFFVAQAFVIPSGSMKNTLLIGDMLFVKKFAYGIPTPRIPWLEIKVLPDFNGNGHLIEGERPKRGDIVVFRYPKNETIHYVKRAVATAGDLVAIKDKYLLLHPKEGNEFVKANYPKENIVEVGDKLWVVNPYSKEHPGIHNDENVVDNGLNPSELFNMSPIVVPEDETFMMGDNRDHSNDSRFWGTVNYKYIVGTPWFIYFSWDDNKEIRWDRVLKSVETLEKTVDFEKLKKIEHQEGIY from the coding sequence ATGTTAAAAAAAATTTACAATTGGTCTTCTTCATGGACTGGAACAATAATAATAGTTCTTGGGATAATATTTTTTGTTGCACAAGCTTTCGTAATACCAAGTGGAAGTATGAAAAATACACTTTTGATTGGTGACATGCTTTTTGTAAAAAAATTTGCTTATGGAATCCCAACTCCAAGAATTCCTTGGCTTGAAATAAAAGTTTTACCTGATTTTAATGGTAATGGTCACTTAATTGAAGGCGAAAGACCAAAAAGAGGTGATATTGTAGTTTTTAGATACCCAAAAAATGAAACTATTCACTATGTAAAAAGAGCAGTTGCAACAGCTGGAGATTTAGTTGCAATTAAAGATAAATATCTTTTACTTCATCCAAAAGAAGGAAATGAGTTTGTAAAAGCAAATTATCCAAAAGAAAATATTGTTGAAGTTGGAGATAAACTTTGGGTTGTAAATCCATATAGTAAAGAACATCCAGGAATTCACAATGATGAAAATGTTGTAGATAATGGATTAAATCCAAGTGAATTATTTAATATGTCTCCAATTGTAGTACCAGAAGATGAAACATTTATGATGGGCGATAATAGAGACCATTCAAATGATTCAAGATTTTGGGGAACTGTAAACTATAAATATATAGTTGGAACACCTTGGTTTATATATTTTTCTTGGGATGATAATAAAGAAATTCGATGGGATAGAGTTTTAAAAAGTGTTGAAACATTAGAAAAAACAGTTGATTTTGAAAAACTTAAAAAAATTGAACATCAAGAGGGAATTTACTAA
- the folD gene encoding bifunctional methylenetetrahydrofolate dehydrogenase/methenyltetrahydrofolate cyclohydrolase FolD, which yields MILLDGKALSEKIKEEVKVEVAQLVEEKQITPGLAVILVGNDAASATYVASKAKSCKNAGIYSVVHEMPESITQEELLETIQRMNENPKLDGILVQLPLPKHIDTTIVLEAINPLKDVDGFHPYNVGRMVSNLDAFLPATPFGVMRMFQEYGIELSGKNVVVIGSSDIVGKPMASLLINAKATVTVCNSRTKDLKAHTLAADIVVIAVGVPLLLKADMVKDGAIVIDVGINRLDTGKLVGDADFESLKEKCSHLTPVPGGVGPMTIGMLLKNTIKAAKLREKRETK from the coding sequence ATGATATTATTAGATGGAAAAGCATTATCTGAAAAAATCAAAGAAGAAGTTAAAGTTGAAGTAGCTCAACTGGTAGAAGAAAAACAAATCACTCCAGGTTTAGCTGTTATTTTAGTTGGAAATGACGCAGCAAGTGCAACTTATGTTGCGAGTAAAGCAAAATCTTGTAAGAATGCTGGTATTTATTCAGTTGTACATGAAATGCCTGAAAGTATAACACAAGAAGAGTTACTTGAAACTATACAAAGAATGAATGAAAATCCAAAACTTGATGGTATTTTAGTTCAACTTCCTCTTCCAAAACATATAGATACAACAATAGTTCTTGAAGCTATTAATCCTTTAAAAGATGTAGATGGATTTCATCCTTACAATGTAGGAAGAATGGTTTCAAATCTTGATGCATTTTTACCTGCAACTCCATTTGGTGTTATGAGAATGTTCCAAGAGTATGGAATCGAATTAAGTGGAAAAAATGTAGTTGTAATTGGAAGTAGCGATATTGTTGGAAAACCAATGGCATCATTACTTATCAATGCAAAAGCAACAGTAACTGTTTGTAATTCAAGAACTAAAGATTTAAAAGCACATACACTTGCAGCTGATATTGTTGTTATTGCTGTTGGAGTTCCATTACTTTTAAAAGCTGATATGGTAAAAGATGGTGCAATTGTTATTGATGTGGGAATCAATAGACTTGATACTGGAAAATTAGTTGGAGATGCTGATTTTGAAAGTTTAAAAGAAAAATGCTCACACTTAACTCCAGTTCCAGGTGGAGTTGGACCCATGACTATTGGAATGCTTTTAAAAAATACAATAAAAGCTGCAAAATTAAGAGAAAAAAGAGAAACAAAATAA
- a CDS encoding 50S ribosomal protein L25/general stress protein Ctc: MLEGIIRDSMTKQATKTLRRNGYLIANIYGKGLENISAAFKKNEFIKFLRNKETLAFDVNLSGNIVKVVVQEYQKCPLTSELLHVDLMVAQAGVKTAYKIPVKTTGIAKGLKNKGLLMIHTKRVPVRCTLENLPNDITLDVSDLDTGDNILIRDLTLPETLECFLDPRVPVVGIIKAK, encoded by the coding sequence ATGTTAGAGGGTATCATCAGAGATAGTATGACAAAACAAGCTACTAAAACTTTAAGAAGAAATGGGTATTTAATTGCAAATATCTATGGTAAAGGTTTAGAAAATATTTCAGCGGCATTCAAAAAAAATGAATTCATCAAATTTTTAAGAAATAAAGAAACATTAGCATTTGATGTTAATCTTTCTGGAAACATCGTAAAAGTTGTAGTTCAAGAATATCAAAAATGTCCATTAACTTCTGAGTTATTACATGTTGATTTAATGGTTGCTCAAGCGGGTGTTAAAACTGCATATAAAATTCCAGTTAAAACTACTGGTATTGCAAAAGGTCTTAAAAATAAAGGTCTTTTAATGATTCATACTAAAAGAGTACCTGTTAGATGTACATTAGAAAATTTACCAAATGACATAACTTTAGATGTATCAGACTTAGATACAGGTGATAATATCTTAATTAGAGATTTAACATTACCTGAAACTTTAGAGTGTTTCTTAGATCCAAGAGTTCCAGTTGTTGGTATAATTAAAGCTAAATAG
- the pth gene encoding aminoacyl-tRNA hydrolase, which yields MHLIVGLGNIGEKYQLTRHNVGFMVIDEITKSLTTSNIQKSNFHSTLEKSAYDLYSKPTTFMNNSGMAVHAIKEYYKLGMEDIIVIHDDIDLPFGAVKFKIGGGHGGHNGLRSIDAHIGKEYIRVRIGVGKPQDKSDVANYVLNNFSKEELNKLQDIIPHIINAIKALKSEDIEQVKSKFTLK from the coding sequence ATGCATTTAATTGTAGGTCTTGGAAATATTGGTGAAAAATACCAATTGACAAGACATAATGTAGGATTTATGGTTATCGATGAGATAACCAAAAGTCTTACAACTTCAAATATCCAAAAATCAAATTTTCATTCTACACTAGAGAAATCAGCCTATGATTTATATTCAAAACCAACTACTTTTATGAATAACTCAGGAATGGCAGTTCATGCTATTAAAGAATATTATAAATTAGGAATGGAAGATATTATTGTAATTCATGATGATATAGACTTACCATTTGGAGCTGTAAAGTTTAAAATTGGTGGTGGACATGGTGGTCATAATGGTTTAAGATCAATTGATGCACATATTGGAAAAGAATACATTCGTGTAAGAATTGGTGTTGGAAAACCTCAAGATAAATCAGATGTTGCTAATTATGTTTTAAATAACTTTTCAAAAGAAGAATTAAACAAACTACAAGATATAATACCCCACATTATAAATGCTATAAAAGCACTAAAAAGTGAAGATATAGAACAAGTAAAATCTAAGTTTACATTGAAGTAA
- a CDS encoding LptF/LptG family permease has translation MSILTRYILKKYLINFIIVLISLEIFFIGIDFLQNFKNIPQSANLQLLYVLYNAFFTLTLALPLSIVFGWIITLVVFIRNNEFVAFNAIGATNKKIFLPVINISIFLLSLLIFLQMTPLAYSYDQKKKILDNEYFTNTKSDIFLKYNDYYIYFKKLLPLEKKAEDIHIFRVSGKDVIETIIGEKAYFQNNRWYVLNVKIIEKPKDLNVDSSKLDIRYEKFLHTLDGFKPKILDNVYESKSDFSIFDAISAVILLKEQGINTDKIRSVLYNQLVVPFFVIPLILLIFAYASLNSRFFNIGKFTSISIFGTLIIWGIFFILFKFTNGGVIIPEVSILLPMFFWVLISIYFYNKKINS, from the coding sequence ATGAGCATATTAACCCGATATATTTTAAAAAAATACTTAATTAACTTTATTATTGTTCTTATTTCATTGGAAATCTTTTTTATAGGTATTGATTTTTTACAAAATTTCAAAAATATTCCCCAATCAGCAAATTTACAACTTTTGTATGTGTTATATAATGCTTTTTTTACATTAACACTTGCACTTCCTTTATCAATTGTTTTTGGTTGGATTATTACTTTAGTTGTGTTTATTAGAAACAATGAATTTGTTGCTTTTAATGCAATAGGTGCAACAAATAAAAAGATCTTTTTACCCGTAATTAATATATCAATATTCTTATTATCATTACTTATTTTTCTTCAAATGACTCCTTTAGCATACTCTTATGATCAAAAAAAGAAAATTTTAGATAATGAATATTTTACAAATACTAAAAGTGATATTTTTTTAAAATATAATGATTATTATATATATTTTAAAAAGTTATTGCCATTGGAAAAAAAAGCTGAAGATATTCATATTTTTAGAGTTTCAGGAAAAGATGTAATTGAAACTATAATTGGTGAAAAAGCATATTTCCAAAATAATAGATGGTATGTTTTAAATGTTAAAATAATAGAAAAGCCAAAAGATTTAAATGTTGATAGTTCTAAATTAGATATTAGATATGAAAAATTTTTACATACTTTAGATGGATTTAAACCAAAAATTTTAGATAATGTTTATGAAAGTAAATCAGATTTTTCAATTTTTGATGCAATTTCTGCAGTAATTTTATTAAAAGAACAAGGTATAAATACAGATAAAATAAGAAGTGTTTTATATAACCAATTAGTAGTTCCATTTTTTGTAATACCTCTTATTTTATTGATTTTTGCTTATGCATCATTGAATAGTAGATTTTTTAATATAGGAAAATTTACTTCTATTTCAATATTTGGAACATTGATTATTTGGGGTATTTTCTTTATTTTATTTAAATTCACAAATGGGGGAGTTATTATCCCTGAAGTATCAATTTTATTGCCAATGTTCTTTTGGGTACTTATTTCTATCTATTTTTACAATAAAAAAATCAATTCTTAA
- a CDS encoding NUDIX domain-containing protein: MRSHIKSYGVVPYLVKGNDIKILLCKSVASKDKWGCLKGTKNSNETAYECAKREFYEESSIAVEIALFENYFEQINIDKDVGIWLVNANNIDNLEQYFVEDTLKNNYLSWENSKVKFFSLSNLPRIKNKQITLIKDIKDFLKSKNLHH; this comes from the coding sequence ATGAGATCTCATATAAAATCATATGGAGTAGTTCCTTATCTTGTAAAAGGTAATGATATAAAAATATTATTATGTAAATCTGTTGCAAGTAAAGATAAATGGGGCTGTTTAAAAGGTACAAAAAACAGCAATGAAACAGCTTATGAATGCGCTAAAAGAGAGTTTTATGAAGAGAGTTCAATTGCTGTTGAAATAGCTCTTTTTGAAAACTATTTTGAACAGATAAATATAGATAAAGATGTTGGAATTTGGTTGGTAAATGCAAATAATATTGATAACTTAGAACAATATTTTGTAGAAGATACTTTGAAAAATAATTATTTATCTTGGGAAAACTCAAAGGTTAAATTTTTTTCTTTAAGTAATTTACCAAGAATTAAAAATAAACAAATAACGCTAATAAAAGATATTAAGGATTTTTTGAAAAGTAAGAATCTACACCATTAG
- a CDS encoding N-acetylmuramoyl-L-alanine amidase family protein — MNYLKAVMQNDEQLKINELKNIISIGEKLKKDVRPDKKKLEILLGRQITTNSKSNQTVSTNNIEKSRVQEKTNTKIELENNVQNIEPANIDTINPIRSISTNGNKIIIKFNRNYVKNDIKQTSQKIANNYVYSFDISGKYKYTIPTKLEIDNIDNISVNDNKDSVNIKISNKENTKITYSLASRELIININNQSVNTNTTPVVNKKEVIKPNEIPSTLPASISSSIGTESKRNKVIVLDAGHGADDVGAVGPNKRYEKVINLNVTKYLGAILKQRGYTVYLTRDNDTFIKVMDRTILANEKNADLFISIHTNAVPKEKANEVDGIETFFLSPARSERAKRVAALENKTDIREMSNSSKDVFLESLNRPRITASHKFAIDVQAGLLQSTRSKYKDVKDSGVREGPFWVLVGAQMPSILVELGYVSHPTESKRLYDKAYQQLLANGIANGVDSYFSKNP; from the coding sequence ATGAACTACTTAAAAGCTGTTATGCAAAATGATGAACAGTTAAAAATCAATGAACTAAAAAATATTATAAGTATTGGTGAAAAATTAAAAAAAGATGTTAGACCAGATAAAAAGAAACTTGAAATTTTATTGGGTAGACAAATTACTACAAATTCAAAAAGTAATCAAACAGTTTCAACAAATAATATTGAAAAAAGTCGAGTTCAAGAAAAAACTAATACAAAAATTGAGCTTGAGAATAATGTACAAAATATTGAACCAGCAAATATAGATACAATAAATCCTATTCGTTCAATTTCTACAAATGGAAATAAAATAATTATTAAATTTAATAGAAATTATGTTAAAAATGATATAAAACAAACTTCTCAAAAAATTGCTAACAATTATGTATATTCTTTTGATATATCAGGTAAATACAAATATACAATCCCAACAAAATTAGAAATTGATAATATAGATAATATTAGTGTTAATGACAATAAAGATAGTGTTAATATTAAGATTTCAAATAAAGAAAATACAAAAATAACATATTCCTTAGCTTCTAGAGAATTAATTATAAATATTAATAATCAATCAGTAAATACCAATACAACTCCGGTAGTTAATAAAAAAGAAGTTATTAAACCTAATGAAATACCATCAACTCTTCCAGCATCAATCTCTTCTTCAATTGGTACAGAATCTAAAAGAAATAAAGTTATTGTACTTGATGCTGGGCATGGAGCAGATGATGTAGGTGCAGTTGGACCAAATAAAAGATATGAAAAAGTCATTAATTTAAATGTTACAAAATATTTAGGAGCGATTTTAAAACAAAGAGGATATACCGTATATTTAACAAGGGATAATGATACATTTATTAAAGTTATGGATAGAACAATTTTAGCAAATGAAAAAAATGCTGATTTATTTATATCAATTCATACAAATGCTGTTCCTAAAGAAAAAGCAAATGAGGTTGATGGAATAGAAACATTTTTCTTAAGTCCAGCAAGAAGTGAAAGAGCTAAAAGAGTTGCTGCACTAGAAAATAAAACAGATATTAGAGAAATGAGTAATTCTTCGAAGGATGTATTTTTAGAATCTTTAAATCGTCCAAGAATTACAGCTTCACATAAATTTGCAATTGATGTTCAAGCAGGACTTTTACAATCAACGAGAAGCAAATATAAAGATGTAAAAGATTCAGGAGTAAGAGAAGGACCATTTTGGGTACTTGTAGGTGCACAAATGCCTTCTATTTTAGTAGAACTAGGATACGTTTCTCACCCAACTGAAAGTAAAAGATTGTATGATAAAGCTTATCAACAACTATTAGCAAATGGAATTGCTAATGGTGTAGATTCTTACTTTTCAAAAAATCCTTAA
- a CDS encoding nitronate monooxygenase, with the protein MRIGKYEIKHPIIQGGMGVGISWDQLAGNVSLEGGLGVISAVGTGYYKNISENIHIVTKKDKPKDVINFYNRESLFEIIANARKICGNAPLACNILYAINDYGRVVRDACEAGANIIITGAGLPTNMPEFTKDFPDVALVPIVSSARALKLICKKWQRYNKLPDAIIVEGPLSGGHQGFTYEQCTQEEFQLENIISPVIEEAKNWGDIPIIAAGGIWDKKDIDKFLAMGCSGVQMATRFIGTFECDADAKFKNVLLNAKAEDIQLMKSPVGLPARGVMTNLQFSIENKTAPKVQCISNCVAPCNRGHEAKIVGYCIADRLGAAYQGDVDTGLFFSGSNGYRIEKIISVKELMEKLTKGE; encoded by the coding sequence GTGAGAATAGGAAAATACGAGATAAAACATCCAATTATTCAAGGTGGAATGGGTGTAGGAATTAGCTGGGATCAATTAGCAGGAAATGTAAGTTTAGAAGGCGGATTAGGTGTAATATCTGCTGTTGGAACAGGCTATTATAAAAATATAAGTGAAAATATTCATATCGTAACAAAAAAAGATAAACCAAAAGATGTTATAAATTTTTATAATAGAGAATCACTTTTTGAAATAATTGCCAATGCAAGAAAAATTTGTGGAAATGCTCCACTTGCATGTAATATTTTATATGCAATTAATGATTATGGAAGAGTAGTACGTGATGCTTGTGAAGCAGGTGCTAATATTATTATTACAGGGGCTGGATTGCCTACTAATATGCCTGAATTTACAAAAGACTTTCCAGATGTTGCGCTTGTTCCTATTGTTTCAAGTGCTAGGGCTTTAAAATTAATCTGCAAAAAATGGCAAAGATATAATAAACTTCCTGATGCAATAATTGTTGAAGGTCCTTTAAGTGGTGGACATCAAGGATTTACTTACGAACAATGTACTCAAGAAGAATTTCAATTAGAAAATATTATTAGTCCTGTTATTGAAGAAGCTAAAAATTGGGGAGATATTCCAATAATTGCAGCTGGTGGAATTTGGGATAAAAAAGATATTGATAAATTTTTAGCTATGGGTTGTTCTGGTGTTCAAATGGCAACTAGATTTATAGGAACTTTTGAATGTGATGCGGATGCTAAATTTAAAAATGTTTTATTAAATGCAAAAGCTGAAGATATACAGCTAATGAAATCTCCTGTTGGACTTCCAGCAAGGGGTGTTATGACAAATTTACAATTTTCTATTGAAAATAAAACTGCTCCAAAAGTTCAATGTATATCAAATTGTGTAGCTCCATGTAATAGAGGTCATGAAGCGAAAATTGTTGGTTATTGTATTGCAGATAGATTAGGTGCCGCATATCAAGGTGATGTAGATACAGGATTATTCTTTTCAGGTTCAAACGGATACAGAATTGAAAAAATTATTTCTGTAAAAGAGCTAATGGAAAAATTAACGAAAGGAGAATAA